TCCTCTCGCTCTGACCACAGCTcacaccagcagtgctgcctgctgccctctTCCTCCGAGGCCAGTCATTGATGGCATCAGGAGTAGTCTTCCCCTTCTGCTTTGGAGAAGGTGTCTGGAGAACTGCTTCCAACAGGAACGGGGAGGTGACAGTAGAGGCACAGCTTGTTGGGGTGTATGACTGGCATATGTAGGTTTGTCCTGCACCTTTCCCAGGTGTACTATGGAAGGAAcggcagcaggatggggagaCACAAGCAGCTGCTAGTTTTCCTGGGTGCTTGCTGCACCAGGTCATAGCAAAATCACTGAAGGGGCTTTCTCCTCCCCTGGCTTTGCTGGCACTTGCTTCAGGCTGAACTTCCAAGGATGAGCAAGAGCCAATTTTCTTAATGCGAAGCTTGGGCAGGCCTGAAGCTTGCATTTCAATTTCCACCTCGTAGGTCGGTGGGCTGGCAGAAGGAAGTTTGCCACGACTTTCAGGAGTTGAGAACTTGGCTGCAAGCTGAGGCTCCCCCATGCGTGCCGCAGCCTCCCGCTGCCTCCTGTCTGCAGTGCAGCGTAAGGAATAGGCAGGAGGAGACTTCTGCACAGGAGGGGAAGGGTTCAGGGCAAATCTGGAGCGTCTCCTGAGACTTGGAGCCTTCACTCCCATACATTCTTCCCTCAGCACAGTTCTTGCTTCCAAGTCATCACTAACTGTTTGCAAATGGCTTAGGAAGGACTCACAGGTGTTTGCACTGCAGTTCTCCCCCTTAACTGATGGCTCACAGTCTCTCTCAGCATTCTGCGCAtgttcctgccctccagcaaaAGGCTTTGGAGACAAATGGTTTACCACGTCCTCCCTTGAAGGAGACTTTTGAGACACTCTATccatctgtttatttttctccaataCAGAAGTATTTTCAGTAACTTGGGACTGATGAAGCTGAAGGCTTTCCACAGAACAGTTACCACCACTATCATCATGACTGTCCTCATTTTCTCTAAGTGTTGCACATGTGAGGCTCTCTCTTCTAGAACCTGGTTCACATTTGGCCTGCTTGGGTGTGTGAAGCAGGGACCCCAGTGAAGTGCCAGTAATACCTGGAGTCTTTTGAGAAGATGGTTTAGATGCAGCAGGTTCCCAGTCAGACTCCACAGGCTGCAtgtgggaagcagagcagcttgTCACAGTGTTTGTGGAACCTTCACGGAGTGGAGAACTGCAGAGAGGCTCTGGCCTCACAGCAGGTTGAGGTATTTCTGTACTCAGTGAGCTGGTACATAACTTTGAACGTGGATCTTCAAGTTTCCTGGGTGTCCTTTTAGGTGCTTGAGATAACTGATCTGACTGCTCCTGAATTTCCTTTGTGAGGATTTGCCTCCGAGCACTAACTGGAGATGCTAATTTTGAGAGGTATCTCAAGGAACGTCTTGGAGTCTGAAGTTCTGTAAAACACCTTTCTTGGGTGGCAGAGGGGGGAGAAGAAGCAGTTGGATTTGAATCTGCTGGAGGTAATACAGAGGCTGTGAACCCTTCATGTTTTGGTGTTTGCCAGGCAGGCTCTTTGCAAGGAGGGGAAAGTgtgagagctgcacagcagtCCTCAGCAGTTACTTGCACTGAGTGAACCCTCTTGCTGTCAGTTAGCACAGATGGAGACTTGACCCTTTGTGCAGGATGAGAAAAGCACTTCACCAAACATTTAGCTACATTCTGCTTAGCTGCTGGACCTCTGCCAGGTGTCTTCTCCAGCTTCTGAGGCGTCCTGTGGACAATGCGAGGCGATCTCCTTGGGAGCTTACTGGCAGAATTCAGTGGCTTCTGGGCTAATTTATGAGGCGTTTTTCTAGGAGtctgcaggggaaaaataatatattaaagatTCATGCTTGTTCTCCTCCAGGAGTATTATCTATTTCATTATCTATCCATCTTCATATTTACTTCCCAggatttaaaacataaaaaacccatTGGATGAGACTTAACGAACACTAAATCTAAGATGCTGATGaatgggagaagaaaacaaggatgggaagaaagagaaagagaggtAGGTAACTGTTTCTACCTGACATGAGGTGAGTTCCTCTAAGTGTAAGGAATCTTTTCTTGTTCTCTTCCTTCCAGGTGAATGCTTCCCTGCAGGACTACCCATGTCAATGACTGCACCAAAGAAAAACCTCTTGGGACTCTGGATGGGGGGGCTCTCTGAATGCTGGTTAAGGCCTATAAAATGGAACAGTACAATTTAACTAACACCATGTAACGTGCCACAATTGTCTGAGTCACGTCAGATGTGTGGAAAAGTAGTGTAAAAAGCTCCTATCCCTGGCATGTTCTTTTCTAACCAAGAGTTAAAGCTTCACCAGAATTATTGTTATTTCCTATTATGAAATTAATACCCATCTTTAGAAAGAGTGCTCCAATGGTaaaaaaaggtataaaataCCTCAGCCTCTTATTCTATTTATAGCTTGTAGCTTTAGATAGTTCTGGTTCATGACTAAGGATTCTAACAAGCAGAATATAAAGAACTAAGTGTTACCATTTTTAGCTGATAATCCTACTGAGAAAGCCTCCAAAGAAGATCCCATCAGTCATTGCTTTATGCTGCCACAGAGTAAGCTATAGGATTTCTGTCCCATATTTTACAAGGATTTCACTGCTTTTAAGGAATGCAGACTGACAATCAGTGGTATTCTGTTAGATGGGCCTGACTGGTTTGTTAAGTTGGCCGCGAATTCATCATAGAAATAGCTGCATTACCATCCTCAAAATTCAGATtaccaattaaaaaataattactgagGATGAATTCCTGTCTACAGAAGATACTACATGACAGCTCTTAGCTTCTTACAGTCTCTTGTAGAGCCAAATCAAATCAAACTCAGAGCTATCCATGTCAGCTTTTCAGATCAGCAGTATCAGTCTGCTCAAATCCCACTCAGTACCTTCTACATCCTGCAGTTTCCAGCTCTCCTTTTCTTGTCCCTGGTGGAGGTGCTGTGAATTTTttgagctgggctgtgtgatGGAATAGAAAGCACCAGAGCAGGTCCTATTCAAAGCCAGCTGTTTGATGCGTGGGCTTCTTCTCAAACCTGCTTCTGAAAAGGCAAGGACAGTGGAGACTGAGCCTTCTTTCCCCCTCAGCAATGGGCACATCATCAGGAACAGTTCACAACTGCAAGGAACATACTCTCAGAAGAAACTTCTCTACAGATAACCTGTCTCACCCAGGAAGGCAAGCAGGTGAAGCAAAGGTTCCGTTTTCTTGAGGattttggaatatttatttttggaatatttattACATACAAATCTCCTCAAGTATGATGCCCCTCCTCTAACTCACGATTACTCTCATTCCTCTTTAGAAATTTTATGGAAAGGAATGCTGGAAAAACCATGCTCAATGCAAGTTACATCCAAGTTAAAAGACGGGTTAATGCTCTTGTCTCTTCTTGCTagcaatttcattttcctgcttgcCCAGACATGctggttttttcttcccttctgggGAAAAGGAACAGCAGTAGCCAACATAAGAGACACTCCCCAGAGCCAGGTGGCTGTCTGTTACAGTAGAAATCAGAGCAGGGTCACAGCACAACATGGTGaagttacattaaaaataagcatGTGCTGGTTTGACAGTAATTATAGCAGCTCAGAATCTTGTTCACCCTTCAAGTCCTTCAcgttttttcatttaaaagactTACTATCTACCTCTCTTTCTTAACTTAAACTGTACAGAGCTGTTAAAGCAGTGAGCAGCAAGTGGTTCTGTCAGAACAGAACAGTACAACACTTTTGGACTGACTTCTAATGAATTAGCCAAATCAAAGCACACTCATCTGACGAGCTACAACACAGCCAAAGCACCTTTAATGAAAAATCAGTGCTTACCATATATGGCCTTCTCTGGAGATTCTTCTACAACACCAGTGTCACAACCTGGATCAGAAGACCTTGAGAAACAACAGACATTTTGGGCTTAGCATACTGAGCACATGTACAGGAACAGAACTTGCCACAGAGACTGAGAAGCAGTGCTTTATTCTACACCAATATATTGCTTTGTGGGCTACTCTAAGTGAGTGACCAGTAAGCCTTTGACTCCTACTGACACGTAATTAAGTATTGGTAGCTCCCTAGATGTACAGGTAACAGTTctacatgaaagaaaatgctaCAATTCAGCCTGGAGACCACAGCAGGAGCCTTTTCTTCATAAGCCCTTGAATCAGCAACTGAACCTAAACAGACATTAGCTGCAGGAACAAAAGCAGCCTGACTTACATGATGAAGCAAGCAGTATTTCCCCCCACTTAAGCAATGGCATTTAGCCTTCACTGGTTCTCTTACTGCCTTAAGTGAAGATCATCTCTGACTGCAATGATACCTGGTAATTCTACTCATAGCCACTAATTAGTTactgaagaaattcagaaagaacTCACCGGCCTTTGATCTGCTTGTGCAGGAGTCTCCTGGACACCTGCTTGTGCAGTGGTGTTTCTGCAACTCTCTTGGTCAATAACTTGCGATGATCTAAAAATCATGCAAGAGCTGTAACATTACACATTATAAAGCACTtggaacaaataaataaacacactTTTGTACAGGCTTCAGCTTAAGAATGACAATAGTTATTTTTAAGTCAATATAGAACCATTGTGCTGTCTCCAGCACTCACAAGCTATCATTATTTCAGTCCAGTGTCTACACCTCCCTTCCACTCCCTCAATATTGTACCATGTCAGACATAGTTAACCTACTGAGATAACTTTCAttatttgtctttatttcaCAGATCCTTTTTAACCAAGCatttttaactttaattttctttatgagATGTAAAGAATTCAGTAAAAATAGGTTTCAGTTTTAACATCATCATTATTCACCCTCCAAACACCACAGCAATCCTTTTATCCTTCAATAAAAACAGATCATAATTGTTTCATAGAATTGAGAATGCAAAAGTAGGAATTTTAGCAAAAGCTCAACAATCCTACATGTGAAAGTCATATCCTACCTTTGTTGCCCTCACTGGTGCATTTGTATTTTAGGCCTTCCACAGCAGATACTGACTGGCTTCTAAGCATCTTTTTCAGTGACCTTTTTGATGGTGAAAGTATCTCTTCATTGAAGAGATTCCTCCTTACCTTTGTAACCTCTGTGAgacaagaaaagcaagaaaagatcAGATTActaggaaaagagaagggaaaaaaaaaaggaaaaaaatacaaaggtaATTTTGTCAGTTGACTAGGGATAGAACAATATACCAGCATGGAAAGACAACGTTTTAGAGGCtaaaaagctttgaaaagttGTTTTTCCTGCTACTGGAACATGTCCTCCTCTAAATCCATTCCAGCCTTCTCTTCCAAATTTGTTATTATTTGCATTATTCCAGTAATAAGATACAAGCAGATGCCATAGCAGAAAAAGCAGACAATCAGTGTCCTGTGTGGAACATTAGGTGCACTACAAAATCTCAACCAAAGCACATCTTGGTTCAGAGGACACAcgagatttatttttatgaagtatTTGTGGGGATATATCCTATTTTCAGATACAGTTCGTTCTTgtccccattttcttttcaggacaGAGAAgttggaaataatttcaagagTCAAGGTTTTCTTTTGAGGACATGAAATTTAAGTTTTCTGTGTATGAGTACACAGAATaccacatatttttttcccccttaaagTTTCTGCACAACTCAGCAAAACTTCCTTCAGATTTCCAGCATGCCTCAGCATAATTTCATCATGGCTCAGTAAAATTTACAGGGACAACATGTGCTGAAGATGCACCTTTCCATGAACAAGCCAAAAGTCAATATACCTTGCACTGCctctttctgcagcaaaggCATCTGCTGGGACTTCTCAGTGGCAAGGTAAGAATGTGAGTTCTCCTGAAACAAATGAGAAAtcagcctcagcagcagtgcaATGCTATGTTTAAGCATGAATATTAACTATCAGCTCTGAACacattatttcaatttttccttcaaaacaatTTGATCTCTGTACAGGTGATACAGGGCACACTTACTAAGGGAATACAGAGCAAGAGTTTTTACAGTCAAGCATCACAACTCACAGAAAATCCTTCTGGAAGAGTTTTACCTTTCTGATGGGGTTCTTGGCTACCTTGGGAATCTCAATTTGACGCAAGTTCTGTGGTGCTTCTGTCATGCTCCTGTGTCTGGCTAACACATTATtccttcagaaaacacaaaaattaagttaaaataaGATCAAAAGCACAGTTATCAACCTACTGACAATTAAACTTAGGTGTGACTCAAGAGATAGGAAGTGTTTACCTAAATTCAAATTGCAAACTACATTGATACCTCACTTACTACAACACTGGGATATGATTTTCAATATAAAAAGCTATTCCTAAGACTGGTATTGGAATTCACTCACAATTTGCTGATATGAACACAGAACTCCCAACACAGTGATCTCCAGTAAATCACTTTTAACTTTAACAATATAGGTCAGCTACTGCACAGCATAGCATGCTTTTCCTCTCATGGAAGATGCTCCTGAAATCTACTTTTGCATGAGATACAAATACAGAATCAAGACTGTATTTTTTATAGTCAACAAAAAGCTGCCTCCTGTCTGGAGTTACTACCTTCTCTTTTTGGCAGATCTGGTgcgcagctcctccagctgatCGCTCTCAGTGCAAACAGCACTGGGAGTTAAGACAGATGATAAAGAGGGAGGAAGGCCTGGAGATTTGCTATCCAGAGTCATGGAGTCATCACTGAAGAAGTCTGAAGGCAACACAGATGCCAGCTTCGGAGGTATTTGTGTGCCCAGACCATAATAAATATCTCCAAGGGTCTTCGGTATAGAATTCATATATCTGGAGCACCAGAGAGAACACACATGAAATACACCCCTACTCAAAACTTTGGTATTTCAAACCCAAGGTGTGAACTAAATCCTTGTCCTTACACGtccatttaaaaacaacaaactgaATATCaactggtttttttaattaacttacTTGTTTATCAGCTACTTTTTCTTTAACCAAAATATAAGCGTAATAAAGAGAACACGTCTAAATTTCTGAGAATTACAAAGATGCAGTAAATCAAAGCTGCTGATTGCACTCTACTCACAGACAACATCTGGCCCAAACCATAGTCCCCAGCAATACATAAGTCATGCCAAATAACTTACACTTCTAATATTTCCTCTAAAAACTTTGTAAGATAGGCTGGGTCTTCAGTCAGACACAAGATGCGCAGCATATCTGTCACCTGGAAGAGAAGGGTAGGTGGCAAAATGGATTAAggtgtgccagctgcagcaccagatATTTTAGTAAGAAATATGAAGTGTTAGTgtaaaatcaaaggaaaagcaggttCCAGGTCCACATTTCTAGTGCCATGCAGAAACACAACCTGGTTTATACTTTACTTGCCTCTTCTAACAGCTGCTCCATTTCCTCAGCGTTGTTTTGCAGCGAAGGGCACTGAAGGTACAACTCAAGGCGCAAAAATACCTGAAGTCGGCACCTAAGGAAACAAGTAATTACCCACCACATCTTTTTCTACTGCAAACAGCAGATTTACTGCAAAAGGTGTGCTCAAAAAAGCAATGGGAAGGGAAGTGGTTCCTTTTAACAGCAATATTTAGTTAGCATTTCATTTGGGTGGCAAGGGAGATACCTCACTCCAGATATTGGCTGCAGTGCTTATCACACAGCACGGGTATATTTGCATTTAATGAAATGGTTTTACTGCAACCAGAGATTA
This sequence is a window from Camarhynchus parvulus chromosome 10, STF_HiC, whole genome shotgun sequence. Protein-coding genes within it:
- the TICRR gene encoding treslin, with amino-acid sequence MSCSHSAVFLLDTAGPARRQRLQRGALRLLTLLGCRFGLSRLRWAFRFFDSLGGRGGASRGGGFRPPGPRAWERFEEELAERLGARAPAALPGPAPRAALTHSGLKETLLDFQWDRPEIASPAKPPRRSRRTGLAAREPPEAPPEGFVNAVFLFSPCPHSRRELRQFVSGNDAPSSPGEPPSAQELAEKLLPKSVQELLVEQKISLFWVDTADWAQLIECPDHGGYWTMCEVIHQMGGTILPAETLVHSLSHPRADAASGFLRDSRFPEPQAVPWARLLPLDGTLNCLFSRPSLYRSVFPQQEGTLFLSVPGGKKQESCAVILEPLAMSQRQLQCPVSIVVKGSLTGWSLAQAGHFLTESWILQSSQPDHGECSSSLLHQLLRSLVAEGLHVIAEVSLSKNWCPCSAVLSPLSGDTAVLTVLGPEKTAEIQGCSLEGAVVEDSSQDSAAHLPEIVNSVLSKIDMSVEDSLASLGEEAPVAEWVQRELSHTGGWHPSVLEAWYPASNACGASSDLMESFRLLQVPCANRKDGVDQSDVELSESLSELYQRKFSETSAAAGPGNNKKRRGVPRTPVRQKMKTMPRSLQMLNVARLNVKAQKFQPDAVPPAVNEKVPQKHSAKRLDEKVEGKAKAPKISIDFQTEEELQSHLTASYQKAVAEGIPSSVCAQNMIMAIKSFLKIQDTKEKEVACVGRVRSHLLKTSKMLRQQHGSQKETKVRECRLQVFLRLELYLQCPSLQNNAEEMEQLLEEVTDMLRILCLTEDPAYLTKFLEEILEVYMNSIPKTLGDIYYGLGTQIPPKLASVLPSDFFSDDSMTLDSKSPGLPPSLSSVLTPSAVCTESDQLEELRTRSAKKRRNNVLARHRSMTEAPQNLRQIEIPKVAKNPIRKENSHSYLATEKSQQMPLLQKEAVQEVTKVRRNLFNEEILSPSKRSLKKMLRSQSVSAVEGLKYKCTSEGNKDHRKLLTKRVAETPLHKQVSRRLLHKQIKGRSSDPGCDTGVVEESPEKAIYEAGLRRSPRIKQLALNRTCSGAFYSITQPSSKNSQHLHQGQEKESWKLQDVEGLNQHSESPPIQSPKRFFFGAVIDMGSPAGKHSPGRKRTRKDSLHLEELTSCQTPRKTPHKLAQKPLNSASKLPRRSPRIVHRTPQKLEKTPGRGPAAKQNVAKCLVKCFSHPAQRVKSPSVLTDSKRVHSVQVTAEDCCAALTLSPPCKEPAWQTPKHEGFTASVLPPADSNPTASSPPSATQERCFTELQTPRRSLRYLSKLASPVSARRQILTKEIQEQSDQLSQAPKRTPRKLEDPRSKLCTSSLSTEIPQPAVRPEPLCSSPLREGSTNTVTSCSASHMQPVESDWEPAASKPSSQKTPGITGTSLGSLLHTPKQAKCEPGSRRESLTCATLRENEDSHDDSGGNCSVESLQLHQSQVTENTSVLEKNKQMDRVSQKSPSREDVVNHLSPKPFAGGQEHAQNAERDCEPSVKGENCSANTCESFLSHLQTVSDDLEARTVLREECMGVKAPSLRRRSRFALNPSPPVQKSPPAYSLRCTADRRQREAAARMGEPQLAAKFSTPESRGKLPSASPPTYEVEIEMQASGLPKLRIKKIGSCSSLEVQPEASASKARGGESPFSDFAMTWCSKHPGKLAAACVSPSCCRSFHSTPGKGAGQTYICQSYTPTSCASTVTSPFLLEAVLQTPSPKQKGKTTPDAINDWPRRKRAAGSTAGVSCGQSERSADDWARATAGRERTMGISEHCSSKVTNPLGEFELEGICRLQDQASPSDSEPRADEDSAMGTFGLKSRKRVFTYLSPEKEENHSAKRSCPDRGSLDLSGFSTDEGNRSKSRTDSLLPEKPGACALKTLEQHSCLGDDDVFLLSGSTPPLKSGLCASSLLALTQSPLLSPPPAQRKRVQEEESDAVQITGNQELSPFHIMISRRRRLSRTYSRKKLLS